Within the Buteo buteo chromosome 2, bButBut1.hap1.1, whole genome shotgun sequence genome, the region TTAGCTTTTTAAGTGGTTTCTCTCAGTAACCAACCTTGTTTAAACACATCTGGAACTTCTTTATAACTCTTAACTATTTTGTGTAGTAACCTGTATGATGAAGGTTAAATGCTGTGGAATTACTGCTAGGGTCTCTGCTTCAGAATTGCATGACTGTATTTACAAAGTAGGGATACAAGGGGCAGAGAAGtactaaacaaaaccaagattATGTTCCTAATTGAAACGGCAGTCCATGGTCTTCAAATATAAAATCTGGAATCTGAGCTTGCTTTTCTTAACATCATCTGTTTCAGCTGCTCCACATTCCAGGACTCCTTCAGCCTTGACCTCATCTCTAAGACATATTCTCCGTTCAGTCAATTAGAAGTTCTCAAATATACAGTATTTACACCGGGCAACAGGGTAGATCTGCTGATTGTCTTCCTTAAGCTGCTTGGGTGGCCCTAAGAATGAGGAAGTGTCCTAGCACAGGGGAATTCCCATTGTCTGTAGAGAGTATAGCTGGCTctcacagcactgctgtgctgcttctgcacaAGGGCAGGAAGGAATATGTTGGAGGTGGGAAAATGGGAAGGTATAAAGAGAAGGATTAACTCCACACATTTAGTCCAGGGCTCTCAAGATTTTTGCAAAGTACCCATCCACCCTAAAGATCTTGAAattgaaatagaaaaaggaaCCTACAAAGttcaaacaattttaaaggaaaaactgtaaaataatatgAATTGGATCTCCAATCTATGCCAGCTACCTCAATAGATGctagtcttttttctttttaaccaaatgaaaatataatccTTAAATAGATTTACAAAACCATTTTGCATCACATGTTAATATCACTGCCATTGATATCCAGACATCATTTATTACTACCCCAACTCAAAATGGGccctggatttttaaaattcagtggtTTATATTCTCTTAACCACCATTCTTGGTTTATGACTgctatatttattaaataaaaaggtcTCAAGTCATTAGGTAACATGTGACACAAATAACTTGATAATCAATGTAAATGAGAATCAGGCCCACAATATCTAGAAGTATTAATTCCTTTGATAagagtttctttcttcctgtagAGTCTATGTCTTATCTTATTCTAAAGCTTACATGAGACCATTTGACCAAAACCTTGCCCTTCTCTAATTTCTGAACCCTGATACCTAATTTCggaatatattttattacttctttTGTTTACACAGCACTCAGTATCAGTGCTGATATGGCCTCCCCTGGCTTTTCAGAGATTAAACAGCACATGGAAAAAGTAGAGCCATGTAGAAGAGGCCttcaaaatatcatttaaaaaaatagaacaatttttttttggacaATGTGGTTAAATAAATTCACAACACATGACTTTTTTTGCCATAACAAGCCTATACATATGATACAGTTATATACCActcattttaaacttttttttactatattaaTCTTACATCattagtaacaaaaaaaaatgtgttgcaataaagaaaatgaaattcataaATCAGAATTTGGACTCATGTCATTATTACTTATCATACCAGCAACATGTAAGCAGTACTTCCTACTCACTGCAGTGAAGAGTTCTGTTAAACAGTAACTGCacaataaatctgtttttttttcctttttcagttaaGTTAAAATGCAATCATAAGCATTTGTCAAAATCAATCCTGTATCCAAGAGTATCAGAGCACAATATCTAGAACTTCCTGATTtgaagcaattaatttttctaCTCATATAAGAAATGGAAGTAACttcaaaaacattcttttttcagagatattttgtcatgatatttttcaaaatagcaACAGCTATACAACTGGGAAGCCTAACTGTAACTCTGCTGATGCTTGGAGAGCATAACTAATacacacaaacccacaacccaGCAAAGCAAACTATATAAACATTCAGGTCGCTGCAGTTACTCATCTTTAAAGGTAAGTAAGCATTTACTTTCCTAGCTCAGGCATGAACTTCAATATAGTGCTAAGTTCAGTGATTTACATAGGACCTATTTTTCCCCCACTGTATTAGTTATGAGAACATTAGCAACTGCTGtgaaactatttaaaattagCTGAACTAAAATCAACAAGGTACTTTCACAGTTCTGTTTCAGTACTTGAATGTTGTCAATACCTGAGCAAACTTCTGCAGCTACGTCCTCATGAACTGCGCTCACTGCAGAGGGTACAAACCTTAGAAATTTACTGAGATCTTGTCTTTTCTAAGTGGGTTTTGGAGGTAGACTATGGGTAATGTTTCTGACAATTCAACTCAATATTGCAAAGTCTCGTCATTTGCACAAAAACgtgcaaaacaaaagcaacttaAGTTTCCACAGAGAGCCATGGTCTCAGCAAAACTTgagaaaaaggaactttttagCTATTACCCTGTCTTTGATGACAACCACGCTTTTGTTATTACCTGGGAACATGGTCAACTAAAGTTCTCCCAGAAAACTCTCAATCTTTAGAAACTGACAGAAGGCGAGGTTTGACAAACTGACAAAACATGACATCTTAATGAGTATTTTTGGTAAGTGTTGTTACTGAATAGTCCACGCCAGAAGCTGGAATCGGGGGCAGGGCTGGAGAAGAATGTGATGCAGTAGAGAATGGCATTCCTCCTTTGGATAACATAACCTGAGTGATCCTGCAACTAGTTTTCTACtcacaaaacagattttagtCAGTATGTCAAATTGGCATGATACATAAAAGCAATTTTGGCAGCAGCTCTTTCTGTTAGTACTGAAACattcttaaataaaacatcgtgttttggtttaaaatatcCACAACTAAATTTGCTAACCTTTCTCCACATACTACCTATGTCATATGTTTTCTATAATAGAATATATTACACATACTACTGTAAGAAAAGCTATAGCCAATTCCCTTAAACCCTTGCCTATTATCACTTAAGAGCTGATATTAGGATAGCAAATGGGGCCACACGCAGGGGTGTTTTTCTAGGCACAAGTGTCAAGTATTTCACCCAATACGAAATCCCCTTTTACCTTAAATTTTGCACTCTAGGTAGGTTTGTGGGCAAAGAGGCGTTCATCGttaactggggaaaaagaaagcgTTCATGAATTGGTGACTTAATCTCACCTGGGAGATCACTGGCAGAGTcccggaaaaaaaaaagccccaaacaatTCCCAAATCTGTAGCCCAGATTTGGGCCCAAACTCTGCGTTTTTACGGCAGGCGCAAGCCTCTGTCCTCTTGGAATCACACCCAGCGCGACAGGATCGGCTCATTTAAGAGCGATGAACTCGGACCAGCATTAGCAGTAAGTACGAGGCCGCGCCTCCCGTTCCCGGGGAGGATGTGCTGCTTTATCCCTGCTTTTTACCTGCCGGGGTGGGAagcgggggggcggccgggggcggggagcgcggcccgcgcccgcccccggcccgcggccccgggggaggcaggcagctgtCCGCGGGTGGGAGGCgtctgcagctggaaaacagcagctcCGGTTTCTGATCagatttgggggtggggtgggaggtgtGTGTGGGAAAAGCCAAGCGATGGGTCTTCCCTTCTTTTGACAACACTCTCCCCTTCAGGACTAAGGCTGCGCTGGAGGAAAAGAACTGCGAGGGAGACCCACTAATCACATCTCCGTGTGGGAACTAACTCCGGGGAGCAGCGTGTGCCGCCAGCCCCAGGGTATTCCCTGCCTCCAACCTGAAGTGATTCCTCCTGGAACGGTTCACTCGCCCCTGCAGTTCACCTTTGCCTGCAGTTAACGAGCGTGCAATTTGGGTTTAATGGAGCTGGGTTTATTGTTCCTCTTTGGACTTACAATTACGTCGACTGCAGGTAACgtgaatttctttctttctttgccacTTCCACGCATGCACACAAAGAAAGGctgggtttggttgtttgttgggtttttgggtgttttttttttttctccttccaaaagGCTGTAAGCAATAGCCCACTCCGATGCGTGGTAAATAACTAGACGCCAAAGGGGTCACTTGGCCGTACGTAGGTTTGAACAAAAACACTCCCTAGCGATGCACCGCTCGCCTGCGGGGGCTACAGGGTGCACCCCACCACGCTGCAGTAAATGTAAACATAACGGTGCTTTTAACGGCCCTGAAACTTCGCCGGGACCGGTGCTGGTTCGGCTCCTGTTACAAGAGGCtctgggggaggggggtccTCCCCGGGAGGGGGGCACAGGAGCGCTGGGCTGGCGCGGGGGGAGCTGAGCGCCGCTCTTGCCTTCTTCCCGCCGTGCAGGGTCCGCGCTGCCCCGGCCTCGTTCCCTGCCGCTGCCGGCCGGCGGCGAGCCGCGCTCGGCGGCGCTGGGGCAGAAGGAGCGGGAGGAGAgcgaagcggcggcggcggctccggccgGCGGCAGGGCCAAGGTGGAcggcggggggctgcggcgCCGACCCCGGCGCTGCACTTGCTACACCTACAAGGACAAGGAGTGCGTCTACTACTGCCACCTCGACATCATCTGGATCAACACCCCCGAGTGAGtgagggcgggcgggggggggaacgcgAAATGGCGGGCCGGGATGCGAAGGGCGCGACCCTGGCGGGCAGGggaaggcggcggggggggggggttcgcCCCCGGAGGACCCCCGAGGGAGAGCCCGGacggggccgcccccccccatgCCGGGGTCAGGGCGGGACGCGAGGAGGCCGCCGTGCCCGCCAGCTAGCCCGGGTTCCGCTGCCGGGGCAGGCTCTAACGGCGGGGCCTCCCGAGCCcccggggagcggagcggagcccgGCGGGGCGCGCCGCCCCCTCGCCGCCTTGACACCTGCCGGcctgcgcccgggaggagggACGGAGGGACGCCGGCGAGGCAAAGGGAGCCTCGGGAGAGCACCCGCGGTCGCAGCCGGCGCAGTGCGGGCCGTCCCCGGTACCCGCGCACAGGCGGGCGTCGGGGCCACGGCGGGACGCGCGTACCGTGGCTGTGCGCGGGACGCGTGTGCTGCCTGTCGCCCGAGTGAGGTTAGTCACGGGGGAAAAAGGAGCTCTTCTGCAGGGGAAATCTGTTTCTAATAAACCGCTCACCGGGAAAGGAAGAAtagtgtgtctgtgtgtgtgcgcacacaaCGGTGCTGGTTTTGATAAAAATTTATGTGGAAAAATACTTTGACgttaaaatagtaatttttgaaaaactCAATATACCAGATTTAAGGTGTTACAAAAGGACGTCTTTTACAATTATGTTTTATGGGAATGGCAAACACAAGTTTTTGTTTCAGCTCataataaaaactgtatttgaaaacacGTCCCATGAATTGGAAATGCTGAGTTTCACGCAGGTCAGTGGGAGTGGAGCACTTATCCAGAAAAACAGGGTCTGGTACTAACAGCacttaatgaaaagaaatcatCCAGGAAGAGTGACACTGTGCCTACATCCTAAAGGTTAGAGGCCTCTTTTCCTACACCACTGTATATATCCTGTCTCTCTGAGTAACTAAAACAGTCTTAAGGATTTGTAAAGGTTTTCATAGGCTAATAGGTTTCAGTCCCGTAGCAACCACAGCAGTCAGttccttaaaaaataatcaggagaTGGGATGAATCTAAAACCAGATTTCTTTTGGTATACTTCAAGAATTAAAGATCTGCAGACTGTATGACTGTGAACTTCTATACACACCATCACGTGCTCCACTGACTACAGTTTGGGAACAGTTGTACTAACTCGGATCTGCCTTTGAATCAATTGCAAAGCTTTTAATcagattaaaataacaaaaggaaTAGAACATTAGAAAGTAGCAGTAAAATAGGTTAAGTCAAATGGGGTTTAGGGCGCTTCATTTGTAAATTCACGTGTGTGTCCTGGCCAGAGGCCATGTCTGATGACAAGTCTTTTGAACTTCTACCAACCTGTAAGTATCATGTGTTCACACAAGTCACTCAATTCTTTGAGTTCCATACTTGCACTAATCCACCCCACGATTACTTAGAATTATTTTAGCCAAATATTTATGACTCAGTATATTTAAGTCAGAGCTCAGCAGTGAAAACAGGGGAACAACATTCCTTTTCCCATACACACTGAATAAACAGAATTCTGCTAATTttaccccccccttttttttttttaaggatatcCTGTTTTAAGTCTCCAggaattataatttttattccagTGGGAAAAGTATATAGTGGGCATTAATTCAGTGATGCGGAGAATTTTCTCCTACCTGGAAGCTTTGTGCAAACATcaccaaagaacaaaaaatagagCATAAAGATATATAACATTTTCATGATACCTATAGCATGAGCAATGAAGTATGTATAATAATCCAAATATTAAACATTTGGGGCTATAAGTCTCTGCTTTCTTAACTGAAGTCAGTTGTacataaaataacagcaaatcTCTCAGATATGTAAAGTCTACCCCCACTGTCCGGTGTATAGGTTAGCCTGTAATGATTTGACATGACATCTAGGAAGCTCTGATTCTTATCACGCTTAATTTTAATGCCATGTGACTGGACGTTTCTGTGGAAGCGATAGAATGAATGTATTCAATTTTAATATTCAATTTGAATATTAAATATTCACATAGAATGATACGTTTTAGCTACTGTGCTCCAAAGACATGAACCTGTATAACCTAATAACACTGTTGGAACTAGGTTAATCAGGATGCTAGGGGCCCTCTGGCGTTGATAAATAGTGAGTGGATAATGGTGGGAAGTAGGGGAATTAGTCCAGTAGGATCTGAATTTTCTGGCACCTGAAGTGCTCATTAGAATTGGAGAATGGAGGTCTTCTCAAAGTTGGCTGGCTGCAGTGTCTAGAGAGTGGTGTACTTTGGCTGGAAGAGCCAGGTGTCTGAACTGGGCTGCTTTGCTGTCCTGCTCCTCTAGCTGTTTCTTGAGACTTGCCTGGTCTGAGCCAGCAAGGTGagagatgaaaggaaaagatcTGTTTACAGGTGAGGTAGATGTACAAATCTCCCTCTAAGCTAAAAGAACACAATCTTGAGTCTCAAAAATCCTAGGATTCTTCCTGGGAATGCTTCTGTATATGAGGGCAGAGGTAATCACTGAAATAAGCACGTATGGGGATATTAGACATTTTGGACCACATTCAGTGCAACAGAAGCAGGATTAAGATTTCATGTCAGACGTCTGAATGAACAGGGGCTAATTCTGGCCTGGTGTCTTACGTGGAACAATGTCGCAGTAAGTCAAAAGGTACTTCTGGAAGTGAATGAAAGAAATGAGGCCTGCTTGTGCAATTTAGTATCCCAAGAAAGTTATGCTACTTCTTTTAAATGGAAGTAACCACTGGATCTGTACAGACTGGCTGTTTGTAAATGGGGCTTTTACATTGCTGTTGTACGGATGTCATTGAAAGTTTTTGTATTTACTAAAAATTTGGCTTAAATGCAACTTTGAGGACCATACACAATGGGAGGCCATAAAGATGGTGTTAAAGATTGGGGATGTTTTCCTGACATCTGCTGATTCTGATCTTTTTCCTGCTTATGTACTTAGCAcatcttttttggttttatttcctacATCAAACACtataattgctttttattattttcttatttccccTGACTTATGTCCTtcactttattatttcttatttctgtcaCAAATTccttaatgttttctgtttccaggtTACTCTCTTCTCCATACTTCAAAGACAAACTTTACCTCCTCCTCTGGTTTCTTCCCCTTGCATTTCCCAACAGAAGATGCCCTTAAGCATTGTTGTAATATATTCAAAACAAATCTTGGTCATGGCCTCTCCTTTTCTGGAAAAGTGGTTAAAGTTTTTACTAAAACTGTTGGAGGCAGAGTGATGATAG harbors:
- the EDN3 gene encoding endothelin-3 gives rise to the protein MELGLLFLFGLTITSTAGSALPRPRSLPLPAGGEPRSAALGQKEREESEAAAAAPAGGRAKVDGGGLRRRPRRCTCYTYKDKECVYYCHLDIIWINTPERTVPYGLSNYRGSFRGKRSTGQIQSAFQSSFRCSCLDAHDKQCMQFCRRMQDRRRNHGSMKKTEEKDQCREEEHTFIQ